In Bacillus sp. KH172YL63, one genomic interval encodes:
- a CDS encoding YqgQ family protein: protein MKTIYDIQQLLKSYGTIIYVGHRLSDLQLMEGELKELYQSQLIDTRDFQTALLLLRHEIQIEKEKQDR, encoded by the coding sequence ATGAAAACGATTTATGATATCCAACAATTGCTGAAAAGTTATGGAACGATTATATATGTTGGGCATCGTCTTTCCGACCTGCAACTGATGGAAGGCGAATTAAAAGAACTTTATCAATCTCAACTGATCGATACACGTGATTTTCAAACAGCTTTGTTATTGTTGCGTCATGAGATTCAAATCGAAAAAGAAAAACAGGACAGGTGA
- a CDS encoding LTA synthase family protein — protein sequence MKERKMIKLPLIIIAALLMWMKTYIVYKTSFDIKIENTLQELILFINPLSFLLFIFGIGLLLKRDKSRTRFIITTSIILSGILYGNVVFYRFFDDFLTLPVLFQTSNFSDLGTSASAIMSWKDLFYFTDVLILIAIVKIKPSWFSAQNYTRVNRRAYFLVATALVFFNLGLAESERPQLLTRTFDREMLVKNLGTYNYHVYDLFLQSKSSAQRAMADGSELADIDNYVRASYLEPNEDMFGIAKDKNVIIVSLESLQNFVINSEMNGQEITPFLNDFIGESYYFDQFYHQTQQGKTSDSEFILDNSLYPLNRGAVFFTHSGNEFESMTEKLHDNGYYTTAMHANNKSFWNRDIMYDSLGYERFYSLPDYDVTEENSVNWGMKDIPFFDQSVEHMKAMPQPFSTKMITLTNHYPFTLDEEDKYIDPFTSDDGTVNRYFQTVRYMDEAVKNFIADLKESGLYDNSIIVMYGDHYGISENHNKAMSKYLGKEITPFVSTQLQQVPMIIHIPGQEGKTISKISGQVDLKPTIMHLLGIDTKKDIQFGSDIFSDDHEDLAILRDGRFITKDYVYAGEACWSKETEEETDMKYCEPYKERATQELEYSDRIIYGDLLRFYGQTELKQ from the coding sequence ATGAAAGAAAGAAAAATGATAAAGCTGCCGCTGATCATCATCGCTGCACTTTTGATGTGGATGAAAACATACATTGTCTATAAAACTAGTTTTGATATAAAAATAGAAAACACACTGCAGGAACTTATTCTATTCATCAATCCACTTAGTTTCTTATTATTCATCTTCGGGATTGGCTTACTGCTCAAAAGAGATAAGTCCCGGACGAGATTCATCATCACAACAAGCATTATCCTCTCCGGCATCCTATATGGAAACGTTGTGTTTTACCGTTTCTTCGATGATTTTCTGACACTGCCGGTATTATTTCAGACGAGCAATTTTTCCGACTTAGGCACCAGTGCAAGTGCCATCATGAGCTGGAAGGATTTATTCTACTTCACAGATGTGCTCATTTTGATTGCAATCGTAAAAATCAAACCGTCATGGTTTTCTGCTCAAAATTATACGAGAGTCAATCGCCGGGCCTATTTTCTCGTTGCAACCGCACTCGTCTTCTTCAACCTCGGGTTGGCAGAGTCTGAGCGGCCCCAGTTATTGACAAGAACATTCGATCGTGAAATGCTTGTCAAAAATTTAGGGACGTACAATTATCACGTGTATGACCTTTTCCTGCAATCAAAGTCATCCGCCCAGAGAGCGATGGCAGATGGAAGTGAATTGGCGGACATCGATAACTATGTCAGAGCGAGCTATCTCGAGCCGAATGAGGATATGTTCGGTATAGCGAAAGACAAAAATGTCATCATTGTTTCCCTTGAGTCCCTCCAGAACTTTGTGATCAACAGTGAAATGAATGGCCAGGAAATCACACCCTTCCTGAATGATTTTATCGGAGAAAGCTATTACTTCGATCAGTTCTACCACCAGACACAGCAAGGGAAGACATCGGATTCTGAATTTATCCTCGACAACTCACTGTATCCTTTGAATCGCGGAGCAGTATTCTTTACCCATTCAGGAAATGAGTTTGAATCCATGACTGAAAAGCTCCATGATAACGGCTATTACACGACGGCCATGCATGCGAACAATAAAAGCTTCTGGAACAGGGACATCATGTATGATTCGTTAGGCTATGAGCGCTTCTATTCATTGCCCGATTATGATGTGACCGAAGAAAATTCCGTAAACTGGGGCATGAAGGATATCCCCTTCTTCGATCAGTCGGTCGAACATATGAAAGCTATGCCTCAACCTTTCAGCACGAAAATGATTACATTGACCAATCACTATCCGTTTACGCTTGACGAAGAGGATAAGTACATCGATCCCTTTACGTCAGATGACGGTACTGTGAATCGATATTTCCAAACAGTCCGTTATATGGATGAAGCTGTAAAGAATTTCATCGCAGACTTGAAGGAGTCAGGTTTGTATGACAACTCGATTATCGTTATGTACGGAGATCACTATGGTATTTCTGAAAATCACAATAAAGCGATGAGTAAATATCTGGGTAAAGAAATTACCCCGTTTGTAAGCACACAGTTGCAGCAGGTGCCAATGATCATTCATATTCCCGGACAAGAAGGGAAGACTATTTCCAAGATTTCGGGACAGGTAGATTTGAAACCGACCATCATGCATCTGCTTGGTATCGACACGAAGAAAGACATTCAATTCGGTTCGGATATCTTCTCTGATGATCACGAAGATCTTGCAATACTCCGTGACGGGCGCTTCATTACTAAAGATTATGTGTATGCAGGAGAAGCGTGCTGGAGTAAGGAAACAGAGGAAGAAACGGATATGAAGTACTGTGAGCCATATAAAGAACGGGCTACTCAGGAGCTTGAATACTCTGATCGTATCATTTACGGCGATCTGCTCCGCTTTTATGGCCAAACTGAATTAAAGCAATGA
- a CDS encoding Spx/MgsR family RNA polymerase-binding regulatory protein — translation MNNLTFFTYPSCTSCRKAKKWLTANSINFDERHLFRETPTREELMGLLSLTTDGLDEILATRSQTFKDLGKDVNELPLSEVIKLIIDEPKLLRRPLLTDGKKLVVGYNPEGLQSLASKSKALKISS, via the coding sequence GTGAATAATCTGACATTCTTTACTTATCCAAGCTGCACCTCTTGCCGTAAAGCGAAAAAATGGCTAACTGCCAACTCCATCAACTTCGATGAACGCCACCTGTTCAGGGAAACCCCTACCCGGGAAGAGCTGATGGGGCTGTTATCCCTCACCACAGACGGTCTGGATGAAATCCTTGCAACGAGAAGCCAAACCTTTAAAGATCTCGGCAAAGATGTAAATGAACTGCCCCTTTCAGAAGTCATCAAACTGATCATCGATGAGCCAAAACTTCTCCGCCGCCCTTTATTGACCGACGGAAAGAAGCTCGTGGTCGGCTACAACCCGGAAGGCCTGCAAAGCCTGGCAAGCAAAAGTAAGGCTTTGAAGATCAGCAGTTGA
- a CDS encoding MFS transporter translates to MTSEHKTLFQNKSFMKFWIGQTISMFGSQISVMALPLTAVLIFDASPMEMGIYMGMATAPYLVIGLFAGVWVDRVRRRPLMLTSNLLSAAILSLIPVLAWLDLLTISLMYIILFLFGSTRVVFELAYLSFIPSIVGQNEIADANSKIHSTVSVAKVAGPSLAGFLISLVTAPFAILIDSVSFIVSYFVLRRIPVEEPLPKVKTVNNIWKEIGLGLKTIFTHRILLSLSASTATINFFHTTFSAVFMIFLVKNVHLTPLEIGLVMSIGSIGTLIGAFTAKKVSDRIGIGPSIIGSTISIVLGTFIIFSTPTSVWIALPLLAFGQFFTGFGNTVYLVNQVSLRQSITPNNLLGKVNASSRFLTRGVMPIAGLFGGVIGTLFGLRTALLITVLGYTIAVLWLIFSPVKTVRTIEDINHQKNKLSEGLKIAK, encoded by the coding sequence TTGACTTCAGAGCACAAAACATTATTTCAAAATAAAAGTTTTATGAAATTTTGGATTGGCCAAACTATTTCAATGTTTGGTTCACAAATCTCAGTAATGGCACTTCCTTTAACAGCAGTTCTTATTTTTGACGCTTCACCAATGGAAATGGGAATCTATATGGGAATGGCTACTGCCCCGTATTTAGTCATAGGACTCTTTGCTGGTGTTTGGGTAGATAGGGTTCGTAGAAGACCACTTATGCTTACATCAAATTTACTTTCTGCAGCAATTTTATCGTTGATACCTGTACTTGCTTGGTTGGACTTACTAACAATAAGTCTTATGTATATAATTTTATTTTTATTTGGCAGTACTAGAGTGGTTTTTGAACTTGCATATCTTTCATTTATTCCTAGTATTGTAGGTCAAAATGAAATAGCCGATGCCAACAGTAAAATCCATAGTACTGTTTCGGTTGCCAAGGTAGCTGGTCCAAGCTTGGCTGGTTTTTTAATATCCTTAGTTACAGCTCCTTTTGCAATATTAATTGATTCAGTTTCCTTTATTGTTTCTTATTTTGTTTTAAGGAGAATACCTGTAGAGGAGCCTTTACCTAAAGTAAAAACTGTAAATAATATTTGGAAAGAGATTGGATTAGGATTAAAAACTATTTTCACACATCGTATTTTATTGTCACTTTCAGCTTCGACAGCCACGATCAACTTTTTCCATACAACATTTTCAGCTGTATTTATGATATTTTTAGTAAAAAACGTACATTTAACCCCTCTTGAGATAGGTTTGGTTATGAGTATTGGTAGTATTGGAACTTTAATAGGAGCTTTTACCGCTAAAAAAGTTTCTGATCGAATAGGAATCGGACCTTCTATTATAGGTTCAACTATATCGATTGTCTTAGGTACTTTTATAATTTTTTCTACACCAACATCAGTATGGATTGCTTTACCTTTACTAGCTTTCGGCCAATTCTTTACTGGATTTGGTAACACAGTGTACCTCGTTAATCAGGTTAGTTTGCGACAGTCAATTACGCCAAACAACTTACTAGGTAAAGTTAATGCTAGTAGCAGGTTTCTTACGCGTGGAGTAATGCCAATTGCAGGCCTTTTTGGTGGAGTTATAGGTACATTGTTTGGCTTAAGAACTGCATTACTTATTACTGTACTAGGATATACAATAGCTGTACTCTGGTTGATTTTTTCTCCTGTTAAAACTGTTAGAACAATAGAAGACATTAATCATCAAAAGAACAAATTGAGTGAAGGATTGAAAATCGCAAAATAA
- a CDS encoding cupin domain-containing protein, with protein sequence MTKYMDYASQEAQFYFDLNSSPLFIKNNQNRINILGLSQMNTLDNSSLLDIYLSKHNYVEPHYHQNAAELVYCISGGAIVSMLNPSTKEIMNFRLSPGQVANVPQGWWHYEEATKDQTHLLAIFNAPTPEVILGSDLLALTPSNVMADNYCMDEIQWIKTTSNVKPGTYIGPGCLHENRTATFQPYGSCFPYYFINHHYPYYYR encoded by the coding sequence ATGACCAAATACATGGATTATGCCTCTCAAGAAGCACAATTTTATTTTGATTTGAATAGTAGCCCTTTATTTATAAAAAACAATCAAAACAGAATCAATATCCTCGGTCTCAGTCAAATGAATACATTGGATAACAGTTCCCTGCTGGATATATATTTAAGTAAACATAACTACGTAGAACCCCACTACCATCAAAACGCAGCTGAATTGGTATACTGCATTTCAGGCGGAGCAATCGTGTCCATGCTCAATCCTTCTACGAAAGAAATCATGAATTTCCGTCTTTCCCCCGGCCAGGTCGCAAATGTGCCACAGGGCTGGTGGCACTATGAAGAAGCGACGAAAGATCAAACCCACCTGCTGGCAATTTTTAATGCGCCGACGCCTGAAGTGATATTAGGCTCCGATCTCTTGGCCCTTACCCCTTCTAACGTAATGGCAGACAATTACTGCATGGATGAAATCCAGTGGATCAAGACGACTTCGAACGTGAAGCCTGGCACCTATATCGGTCCTGGTTGCCTTCATGAAAACAGGACGGCAACCTTCCAACCGTACGGGTCTTGTTTCCCCTACTACTTTATCAATCACCACTATCCATATTATTATCGATAG
- a CDS encoding DUF2759 domain-containing protein, protein MGLVIITSLVTLLALFAVVSTFKNKNVMGIFFSLATLGVFGWFTIMTVLHSGYPGGH, encoded by the coding sequence ATGGGTCTTGTTATTATTACTTCACTGGTTACATTATTAGCTTTATTCGCAGTAGTAAGCACGTTCAAAAACAAGAATGTGATGGGAATCTTTTTCTCATTGGCTACATTAGGTGTTTTCGGATGGTTTACAATTATGACTGTCCTTCACTCTGGATACCCAGGTGGTCATTAA
- a CDS encoding zinc-dependent metalloprotease has translation MNLKKIASTTLALSICVAPAIGLAKVQPTDLNHHDHDHATTKTYVDSLPKAKDYAPDKGPAKIENSTTVVELDEKGKVKKSSTTKSTISIEKQGVQKAAAAANRKVTVLAVADEEYRATYSDWQSRVQQIIENADDAFIRDHGIDFQVQAVGNWSSQGGNSSQILSDLSRDWSGYNYDFVVGFTRDANFEAGGIAYVYSSDPGTAFSVNLDQGVTNTSKAAQHEFSHNYGLGHDAQGSGIRCIMNYDYSYSVDYWHQAHNTQIQNNKVWYGQ, from the coding sequence ATGAACTTGAAGAAAATTGCTTCAACCACGCTCGCTTTATCGATTTGTGTCGCACCTGCCATCGGATTAGCAAAGGTACAACCCACAGATCTTAATCACCATGATCATGACCACGCCACAACGAAGACATATGTTGATTCTTTGCCAAAAGCAAAGGATTATGCACCTGATAAAGGTCCTGCAAAAATTGAAAACTCTACTACAGTTGTAGAATTAGACGAAAAGGGTAAGGTTAAGAAATCATCGACTACTAAAAGTACAATCTCAATCGAAAAGCAGGGTGTCCAAAAAGCAGCAGCTGCGGCCAATAGGAAAGTAACGGTTTTGGCAGTGGCAGACGAGGAGTATCGTGCTACATATAGTGACTGGCAAAGCAGGGTCCAGCAAATCATCGAAAATGCAGATGATGCATTTATCAGAGATCATGGCATTGATTTCCAAGTGCAAGCAGTAGGGAATTGGAGTTCGCAAGGTGGAAACAGCTCACAAATATTATCAGACCTAAGCCGGGATTGGTCAGGGTATAACTACGATTTCGTGGTAGGATTCACAAGAGATGCAAATTTTGAAGCAGGTGGGATCGCTTATGTCTACTCTTCTGATCCGGGTACCGCGTTCAGTGTGAACTTAGACCAAGGTGTGACAAACACTTCTAAAGCGGCTCAACATGAGTTCTCCCATAACTACGGATTAGGCCATGATGCACAAGGTAGTGGGATTCGATGCATCATGAATTATGATTATTCTTATTCAGTAGATTACTGGCATCAAGCGCATAATACGCAAATTCAGAATAATAAGGTTTGGTATGGCCAGTAA
- a CDS encoding MBL fold metallo-hydrolase, producing the protein MQWKQMPLGPLQTNCYILWNTSNECLIIDPGGEGDKLIQWLESHSLSPLAVLLTHAHFDHIGAVDEVREHYSIPVYVHEKEAKWLLDPALNGSQLFMMGELVRVKPADYILTNEKTLDIGDFKLQLFETPGHSPGSISYYVQESGIVLAGDTLFMGSIGRSDLPGGNQKQLLSSIHDKLLSLPESTSVLPGHGPETTIEAEMDTNPFLNGF; encoded by the coding sequence ATGCAGTGGAAACAAATGCCCTTGGGTCCTTTACAGACCAACTGCTATATCTTATGGAATACCAGCAATGAATGCCTGATCATCGATCCAGGCGGAGAAGGGGACAAGTTGATTCAGTGGTTGGAGAGCCATTCACTATCCCCATTGGCCGTCCTTCTGACACATGCCCATTTCGACCATATCGGTGCGGTGGATGAAGTAAGAGAACATTATAGCATCCCGGTATATGTGCACGAAAAAGAAGCAAAGTGGCTGTTGGATCCTGCCTTGAACGGTTCACAGCTGTTCATGATGGGTGAGCTTGTCAGAGTGAAGCCCGCCGATTACATACTGACTAACGAGAAGACATTAGATATTGGTGATTTCAAGCTGCAATTGTTTGAAACACCAGGCCATTCACCTGGAAGTATTTCTTATTATGTACAAGAAAGCGGGATTGTATTAGCCGGGGATACGTTATTTATGGGAAGCATTGGCCGCTCAGATCTGCCAGGGGGAAATCAGAAGCAATTGCTTTCGAGCATCCATGATAAATTGTTGTCGCTCCCTGAGTCAACTTCGGTCTTGCCTGGACACGGCCCGGAAACCACCATTGAAGCTGAAATGGATACGAATCCATTTTTAAATGGCTTTTAA
- a CDS encoding DUF2626 domain-containing protein: MDRMFRVLGFWTGIFAVMFYLGHMTTTSLIFLGQTGFFIMLSYLKLSERMYIYVFGAYLTVFFAGFTYWTTFMMTPGAGGH, encoded by the coding sequence ATGGATCGTATGTTTAGAGTTCTAGGGTTTTGGACTGGTATTTTTGCTGTCATGTTCTATCTTGGTCATATGACTACTACATCATTAATATTCTTAGGCCAAACTGGATTCTTCATTATGCTTAGCTATTTAAAACTGTCCGAGCGTATGTATATTTACGTTTTCGGTGCTTACTTAACAGTTTTCTTTGCAGGATTTACTTATTGGACGACCTTTATGATGACTCCTGGTGCAGGAGGTCACTAA
- a CDS encoding ROK family glucokinase, translated as MDKWLVGVDLGGTTTKIAFLSKYGELLHKWEIPTDTSDNGKNIIVDIAKAIDKKLEELDLTKEKLAGIGMGAPGPVDMAKGIIYEAVNLGWDKNTPLKDLLEMETGLYAVIDNDANCAALGEMWKGAGDGAKDLVCVTLGTGVGGGVITNGEVVHGVKGAGGEIGHITVVPEGGFQCNCGKTGCLETVASATGVVRLANQKLDATTDASVLRDMREGQGMISAKDIFDAGREEDALALEVIDQLAFYLGLSLANLGNGLNPEKIVIGGGVSKAGDILLDPVKKYFEKFSFPTVRTSTNLGIATLGNDAGVIGAAWLVKNKI; from the coding sequence ATGGATAAATGGTTGGTTGGAGTAGATTTGGGAGGAACGACTACCAAAATTGCGTTCTTAAGCAAATACGGTGAACTTTTACATAAATGGGAAATCCCCACAGACACATCTGACAATGGTAAGAACATCATTGTTGATATTGCAAAAGCGATTGATAAAAAACTGGAAGAATTGGATTTAACAAAAGAAAAACTGGCCGGTATCGGCATGGGTGCCCCTGGTCCTGTCGACATGGCAAAGGGAATCATTTACGAAGCGGTCAACTTAGGCTGGGATAAAAATACGCCGTTGAAGGATCTGCTTGAGATGGAAACCGGCTTGTATGCAGTGATCGATAATGATGCGAACTGTGCAGCTTTAGGTGAAATGTGGAAAGGTGCCGGGGATGGTGCGAAGGATCTTGTATGTGTAACCCTTGGTACAGGAGTCGGCGGCGGCGTAATCACCAATGGTGAAGTTGTGCACGGTGTGAAGGGTGCAGGTGGTGAAATCGGTCATATCACAGTCGTACCTGAAGGCGGTTTTCAGTGTAATTGTGGAAAGACCGGCTGTTTGGAAACCGTGGCTTCAGCAACAGGTGTCGTCCGCCTCGCAAATCAAAAGCTTGATGCAACCACTGATGCTTCCGTACTTCGTGACATGAGGGAAGGACAGGGAATGATCAGTGCGAAGGATATTTTTGATGCGGGCCGTGAAGAAGATGCCCTTGCCCTTGAGGTCATTGATCAACTTGCGTTTTACCTCGGTTTATCTCTTGCAAACCTTGGAAACGGCTTGAATCCAGAGAAAATCGTCATCGGCGGCGGGGTTTCGAAGGCCGGGGACATATTGCTTGATCCGGTTAAAAAATACTTTGAGAAGTTTTCTTTCCCTACAGTACGCACATCGACCAATCTCGGCATCGCCACCCTCGGTAATGATGCAGGTGTGATCGGGGCAGCCTGGCTCGTAAAGAATAAGATCTAA
- a CDS encoding MTH1187 family thiamine-binding protein, whose protein sequence is MAIVDVTVIPIGTDSPSVSSYVADLHRILKGYEEEGKIRFQLTPMNTIIEGELPVLFQVIQDIHESPFEKGINRVATNIRIDDRRDKQTTMEGKLSSVQRKLDQ, encoded by the coding sequence ATGGCAATCGTCGATGTAACAGTCATACCAATCGGGACAGACTCTCCCAGTGTCAGTTCCTATGTAGCGGACCTACACCGTATATTAAAAGGATATGAAGAAGAGGGGAAAATCCGCTTCCAGCTTACCCCGATGAATACCATCATTGAAGGCGAGCTTCCTGTCCTGTTCCAAGTGATTCAAGACATTCACGAATCTCCCTTCGAAAAGGGGATCAACAGAGTGGCAACCAACATCCGTATAGATGACCGCAGGGATAAACAAACAACAATGGAAGGAAAGCTTTCTTCTGTTCAACGAAAACTTGACCAATAG
- a CDS encoding methyl-accepting chemotaxis protein, producing MVTSMRGIIDSVQTSVSKVKESTDNLSAISEETTASSEEIARAMDEISNGATQTATDAEMGNQRTLDLSTQIEEVDESSNELIQLSSAASTASEDGLKQMVNLKEKANQSNEVLRTVETVIQNLTKKINEIDTVIHSINEISDQTNLLALNASIEAARAGEHGKGFAVVAEEVRKLAEQSARATDQVRNTIRDIQHESGHATNEMKTTREIADEQNIVVNETEKAFNSISSMIDHMVTSIEGISQKVETMTSHKDDVVGAIQSISAAVQQSAASSEEVSASTEQQLSALNSITESAAVLNEASHQLEEVSRKFRV from the coding sequence ATGGTCACCAGTATGAGAGGAATCATTGATTCTGTACAAACATCTGTGTCAAAGGTAAAAGAATCAACCGATAATTTAAGTGCCATTTCAGAAGAAACGACGGCATCAAGCGAAGAAATCGCAAGAGCGATGGATGAAATTTCAAATGGTGCGACACAGACTGCGACAGATGCGGAAATGGGGAATCAGCGCACGCTTGATTTATCCACACAGATTGAAGAAGTCGATGAATCATCGAATGAACTTATTCAACTTTCAAGCGCTGCATCGACAGCGAGTGAAGACGGCTTGAAGCAAATGGTGAATCTTAAAGAGAAAGCGAACCAGTCAAATGAAGTTCTTCGTACCGTGGAAACGGTCATTCAGAACCTGACAAAGAAAATCAATGAAATTGATACAGTTATTCATTCAATCAATGAAATTTCCGATCAAACAAACTTACTTGCCCTGAATGCTAGCATCGAGGCTGCACGTGCAGGTGAACACGGGAAAGGTTTCGCTGTCGTGGCGGAAGAGGTTCGGAAACTAGCTGAGCAATCAGCACGTGCAACGGATCAGGTCCGGAATACAATCCGGGACATCCAACACGAATCCGGCCATGCAACGAATGAAATGAAAACAACACGTGAAATTGCAGATGAGCAAAACATCGTAGTAAACGAGACAGAAAAAGCCTTCAACTCGATTTCATCCATGATCGATCACATGGTTACATCAATAGAAGGAATTTCACAAAAAGTAGAAACCATGACAAGCCATAAAGATGACGTTGTCGGTGCGATTCAAAGCATCTCTGCAGCCGTCCAACAGTCGGCTGCGTCAAGTGAAGAAGTCAGCGCTTCGACTGAACAACAATTGAGCGCACTCAATTCTATTACAGAATCAGCAGCTGTATTAAATGAAGCGAGTCATCAATTAGAGGAAGTCAGTCGTAAGTTTAGGGTGTAA
- a CDS encoding M14 family metallopeptidase, whose product MKVKVRRGDSFWYYSQLFYIPVRLIVDSNPSIEAERLKIGTEVKIPGFRSEEYTIREGDSFWTLAQQRNILVDALLLLNEWVNPTDLQIGSKVLLPARVVSPLIKGKQAFDPKTLEHAMQQLREVYPFIKSRTIGESVFGNEIVEWRIGNGKRKVHFNGSFHANEWITTSILMKFINDYVLALTNGSLMRGIEAMPVYESVMISFVPMVNPDGVDLVLNGPPADQRKELIEINKGSADFTGWKANGRGVDLNNQYPAKWELEKERKEEKAPAPRDFPGYKPLSEPEAVAMAELAEKEKFDRVLAIHTQGKEFYWGYEGMEPPESAKLAADFTRVSGYESIRYIDSYAGYKDWFVQEFKKAGFTIELGKGINPLPLSQFNEIYQDVLGIFLVAVYKWY is encoded by the coding sequence ATGAAAGTCAAAGTTCGAAGAGGAGATTCCTTCTGGTATTACAGCCAATTATTTTATATTCCGGTACGACTGATCGTCGATTCAAATCCATCCATTGAGGCAGAGCGGTTGAAGATTGGGACGGAAGTCAAGATTCCCGGATTTAGAAGTGAGGAATATACAATCAGGGAGGGGGATTCCTTTTGGACGCTGGCACAGCAGCGGAATATTCTCGTCGACGCACTGCTGTTGTTGAACGAGTGGGTCAATCCAACCGACCTTCAAATCGGTTCTAAGGTTTTGTTGCCGGCAAGAGTGGTGTCACCGCTTATCAAAGGGAAACAAGCCTTTGATCCGAAAACATTGGAACATGCCATGCAACAATTAAGAGAGGTATACCCCTTCATTAAATCAAGGACAATCGGGGAAAGTGTATTCGGGAACGAAATCGTGGAATGGCGGATTGGCAACGGGAAGAGAAAAGTTCATTTTAATGGTTCTTTTCATGCGAATGAATGGATCACTACGTCCATTTTAATGAAATTCATAAATGATTACGTGCTTGCGTTAACGAATGGTTCCTTGATGAGGGGGATCGAGGCGATGCCGGTTTATGAGAGTGTTATGATTTCCTTCGTTCCGATGGTGAACCCCGACGGAGTAGACCTCGTGCTGAACGGTCCGCCGGCGGATCAGAGGAAGGAACTGATTGAAATTAACAAAGGAAGTGCGGATTTTACCGGGTGGAAAGCGAATGGCAGAGGAGTAGATCTAAATAATCAATACCCTGCCAAATGGGAGCTCGAGAAAGAAAGAAAAGAAGAGAAAGCACCCGCTCCAAGGGATTTCCCAGGATATAAGCCACTATCAGAACCAGAAGCCGTTGCGATGGCGGAACTCGCCGAAAAGGAGAAATTCGACCGGGTACTCGCGATTCACACCCAGGGAAAGGAATTTTATTGGGGGTATGAAGGAATGGAACCACCTGAATCAGCTAAGCTTGCAGCAGACTTTACGAGAGTGAGTGGATATGAATCTATCCGGTACATTGACAGCTATGCCGGCTATAAGGATTGGTTTGTTCAAGAATTTAAAAAAGCGGGCTTCACCATTGAACTCGGAAAAGGTATCAATCCCCTCCCCTTATCACAATTCAATGAAATCTACCAGGATGTGCTGGGCATCTTTCTCGTAGCGGTATATAAATGGTATTAA